A genomic window from Flavobacterium phycosphaerae includes:
- a CDS encoding tetratricopeptide repeat protein: protein MKKLFLYSLVLISFLAKAQKKEKDTDLPKGNDAFVEKKYSDAEAEYRISESKNPKKSIASYNLGNSIYRQNQPSEAKYHYGKALKNAKTREEKHEALHNIGNTLMKEKEYAGAVEAYKNALRNNPADEETRYNYALAKKMLKDNPPKKDDKKDKDKNKDKKDDKKDQKDKDKDKNKDQNKDQKDKDKDGKNDKDKQDKKDQNGNKPQQQPGGVSKQRIDNLLDAVNNEEKKVQDKVNKQKVQTSPKKVEKDW, encoded by the coding sequence ATGAAAAAGTTGTTTTTATATAGTTTGGTACTGATTTCTTTTTTGGCGAAAGCTCAGAAAAAAGAAAAGGACACCGATTTGCCCAAAGGAAACGATGCTTTTGTCGAAAAAAAATACAGCGATGCCGAAGCCGAATACCGAATTTCGGAATCTAAAAACCCTAAAAAATCGATTGCTTCTTATAATTTAGGGAATTCTATTTACCGTCAAAACCAACCGAGCGAAGCCAAATACCATTACGGCAAAGCCTTAAAAAACGCTAAAACCCGTGAAGAAAAACACGAAGCCTTGCACAATATCGGGAATACTTTAATGAAAGAGAAAGAGTATGCAGGAGCCGTAGAAGCCTATAAAAACGCTTTACGCAATAATCCGGCAGATGAAGAAACACGTTACAATTACGCATTGGCCAAAAAAATGCTGAAAGACAATCCGCCAAAGAAAGACGACAAGAAGGATAAGGATAAAAATAAAGACAAAAAGGACGATAAGAAAGATCAAAAAGATAAAGACAAGGATAAAAATAAAGACCAAAATAAAGATCAGAAAGACAAAGATAAAGACGGCAAAAACGATAAAGACAAGCAGGACAAGAAAGACCAGAACGGAAACAAACCGCAACAACAACCGGGTGGGGTTTCTAAACAACGAATAGATAATTTACTGGATGCTGTAAACAATGAAGAGAAAAAAGTACAGGATAAAGTAAACAAGCAAAAAGTACAAACTAGTCCTAAAAAAGTGGAGAAAGATTGGTAA